In Paraburkholderia aromaticivorans, a single window of DNA contains:
- a CDS encoding 3-carboxyethylcatechol 2,3-dioxygenase, giving the protein MPILLECLSHTPLSGYYDPAPDVVADVGRIHAAARARVAAFDPQLVVVFAPDHYNGFFYDVMPPFCIGASASAIGDFGSLSGQLAVPADSALDLAQAALAADVDVAVSYRMQVDHGCAQALEILTGALDRYPVVPVFINSVAPPMASCRRARLLGDALGRRLARSNQRVLVIGSGGISHEPPVPELAGATDEVAERLIAGRNPSAESRAARQARTVAAARAFAAGDSRLHPLNPEWDRAFLKLLEEGELPALDGFTDTAITRDAGKSAHEVRTWIAAFGALQAYGPYRATLDYYRPIPEWIAGFGAMHARPIAETI; this is encoded by the coding sequence ATGCCGATCCTGCTCGAATGTCTCTCCCACACGCCGCTCAGCGGATATTACGACCCGGCGCCGGATGTCGTCGCTGACGTCGGGCGGATTCATGCAGCGGCGCGCGCACGCGTTGCCGCCTTCGATCCGCAACTGGTCGTCGTGTTCGCGCCGGACCATTACAACGGATTCTTCTACGACGTGATGCCGCCGTTCTGCATCGGCGCATCGGCGAGCGCGATCGGCGACTTCGGAAGTCTGTCAGGGCAACTTGCCGTCCCCGCCGACAGCGCGCTCGATCTCGCGCAAGCCGCGCTCGCCGCCGATGTCGACGTCGCCGTGTCGTACCGGATGCAGGTCGACCACGGTTGCGCGCAGGCGCTGGAGATTCTCACGGGCGCACTGGATCGTTATCCGGTCGTGCCGGTGTTCATCAATTCGGTCGCACCGCCCATGGCGTCGTGCCGCCGCGCGCGTTTGCTCGGCGACGCACTGGGCCGCCGCCTCGCGCGTTCCAACCAGCGCGTGCTGGTGATCGGCTCCGGCGGCATCTCGCACGAACCTCCCGTGCCTGAACTTGCGGGTGCAACCGACGAAGTCGCCGAGCGCCTGATCGCCGGCCGCAATCCATCGGCCGAATCGCGGGCGGCGCGCCAGGCGCGCACCGTCGCGGCTGCTCGCGCATTCGCGGCGGGCGACAGCCGCCTGCATCCGCTCAATCCCGAGTGGGACCGCGCGTTTCTGAAGCTGCTCGAAGAGGGTGAACTGCCCGCGCTCGATGGCTTCACCGACACCGCGATCACACGCGACGCCGGCAAGTCCGCGCACGAGGTGCGCACGTGGATCGCGGCATTCGGTGCGTTGCAGGCGTACGGACCGTATCGCGCGACGCTCGATTACTACCGGCCGATTCCCGAGTGGATCGCGGGCTTTGGCGCGATGCACGCGCGGCCCATCGCCGAAACCATTTGA
- a CDS encoding fumarylacetoacetate hydrolase family protein translates to MNHRSNAEALALRLRESERTCQTIAPLRDDECFAHLNAADAAELAYAVQQINVEARVAAGERIVGRKIGLTSPAVQRQLGVAQPDFGALFASMAYGDSQPIPLGELIQPKVEAEIALVLEHDLTHEKHTYADLIHATAYAVAAIEVVDSRIDGWNIRFVDTVADNASSARFVLGSRPVLLREVDLTACAMTLSNDTEALSRGNGAACLGNPLNAAVWLADRMQQLGTPLRAGDVLMTGALGPMVAVTQPGTFSARIEGLGSVRAIFSA, encoded by the coding sequence ATGAACCATCGAAGCAACGCTGAAGCGCTCGCCCTGCGGCTGCGCGAATCCGAACGCACGTGTCAGACCATCGCGCCGTTGCGCGACGACGAGTGCTTCGCCCATTTGAACGCGGCCGATGCCGCCGAGCTCGCGTACGCCGTGCAACAGATCAACGTCGAGGCGCGAGTGGCCGCCGGCGAGCGCATCGTCGGCCGCAAGATCGGCTTGACCTCGCCCGCGGTGCAACGCCAGCTCGGCGTCGCGCAACCGGACTTCGGCGCGCTGTTCGCGTCGATGGCGTATGGCGACAGCCAACCCATCCCGCTCGGCGAACTCATCCAGCCGAAGGTTGAAGCTGAAATCGCACTCGTGCTCGAACACGACCTCACGCATGAAAAGCACACCTACGCCGATCTGATTCACGCGACGGCGTACGCGGTCGCCGCCATCGAAGTCGTGGACAGCCGCATCGACGGCTGGAATATCCGCTTCGTTGATACCGTCGCGGACAACGCGTCGAGTGCTCGCTTCGTGCTCGGCAGCCGGCCGGTGTTGCTGCGCGAGGTCGATCTGACGGCATGCGCGATGACCCTCTCGAACGATACCGAAGCGCTCTCGCGCGGCAACGGCGCGGCGTGTCTGGGCAATCCGCTGAACGCCGCCGTGTGGCTCGCGGACCGGATGCAGCAACTCGGCACGCCGCTGCGAGCCGGCGACGTCCTCATGACCGGCGCGCTTGGTCCGATGGTCGCGGTAACGCAGCCCGGCACTTTCAGCGCGCGGATCGAAGGCCTCGGCAGCGTTCGCGCAATTTTCTCCGCATAA
- a CDS encoding acetaldehyde dehydrogenase (acetylating), with translation MASEKLKAAIIGSGNIGTDLMIKIMRHSEHLEMAAMVGIDAASDGLARAARLGVATTHEGVEGLTRMPVFNDIDFVFDATSAAAHVKNDAFLRALKPGIRLIDLTPAAIGPYCVPVVNLDDHLDARNVNMVTCGGQATIPMVAAVSRVAKVHYAEIVASISSKSAGPGTRANIDEFTETTSKAIEVVGGAAKGKAIIVLNPAEPPVMMRDTVYVLSELADQARVEASIEAMAAAVHVYVPGYRLKQKVQFDVIPADAPLNIPGLGRFSGLKTSVFIEVEGAAHYLPAYAGNLDIMTSAALATAERMAQSLVQA, from the coding sequence ATGGCAAGCGAAAAACTCAAGGCCGCGATCATCGGCTCAGGCAACATCGGCACCGATCTGATGATCAAGATCATGCGGCACAGCGAGCATCTGGAAATGGCGGCGATGGTCGGCATTGACGCGGCGTCCGACGGTCTCGCGCGTGCCGCGCGGCTCGGCGTGGCGACCACGCACGAAGGCGTGGAAGGACTGACGCGTATGCCGGTGTTCAACGACATCGACTTCGTGTTCGACGCCACCTCGGCGGCCGCGCATGTGAAGAACGATGCGTTCCTGCGCGCGCTCAAGCCTGGCATCCGCCTGATCGACCTGACGCCCGCGGCGATCGGTCCGTACTGCGTGCCGGTGGTGAATCTCGACGACCATCTCGACGCGCGCAACGTCAACATGGTGACGTGCGGCGGCCAGGCGACGATTCCGATGGTCGCCGCGGTCTCGCGCGTGGCGAAGGTGCACTACGCCGAAATCGTCGCGTCGATCAGCAGCAAGTCGGCCGGTCCCGGCACACGCGCGAATATCGACGAGTTCACCGAAACCACCTCGAAGGCGATCGAAGTGGTGGGCGGCGCGGCCAAAGGCAAGGCGATTATCGTGCTCAATCCGGCCGAGCCGCCGGTGATGATGCGCGACACCGTCTACGTGCTGTCCGAACTCGCCGATCAGGCGCGCGTGGAAGCCTCGATCGAGGCGATGGCAGCCGCCGTGCATGTCTACGTGCCGGGCTATCGCCTGAAGCAGAAGGTGCAGTTCGACGTCATCCCCGCCGACGCACCGCTGAACATACCGGGCCTTGGCCGCTTCAGCGGCCTGAAAACCTCGGTGTTCATCGAGGTGGAAGGCGCCGCGCATTATCTGCCGGCGTACGCGGGCAATCTCGACATCATGACTTCGGCTGCGCTCGCGACCGCGGAGCGCATGGCGCAATCCCTCGTGCAGGCTTAA